The following coding sequences lie in one Candidatus Zixiibacteriota bacterium genomic window:
- a CDS encoding LiaF domain-containing protein: MSGVSGSGSRVVFGLTVVGLGVLFLVSTWTGRSVGATFALFWPALIIIVGVWQWAGMRFRLALWPLLLIGLGAALLAFRLELLSLRTLVALLGALLIVSGLWLVLRRAQPAARATSEADAIDQWVVFGGVDEAITSRQFSGGNVTVVFGGAEVDLRQAALASGDVNLDLLAIFGGIEVQVPEDWQVVVDGSAILGGIEDTVGRADSQAITGQPRLLIDATAIFGGIEVKR, translated from the coding sequence ATGTCCGGTGTGAGCGGTTCGGGCAGCCGAGTGGTCTTTGGTCTGACGGTCGTGGGGCTGGGGGTGCTCTTCCTGGTCTCGACTTGGACCGGACGCAGTGTGGGCGCGACGTTTGCTCTTTTCTGGCCCGCGCTCATTATCATTGTCGGTGTATGGCAATGGGCGGGCATGAGATTCCGCCTCGCGCTCTGGCCGCTGCTGTTGATCGGTTTGGGTGCGGCACTCCTGGCCTTTCGATTGGAGTTGTTGAGTCTGAGGACGCTCGTGGCGCTGCTCGGTGCGCTGCTGATCGTGTCGGGGCTCTGGCTGGTGCTGCGTCGGGCCCAGCCGGCGGCGCGCGCCACCTCGGAGGCAGACGCCATTGATCAGTGGGTTGTTTTCGGCGGCGTGGATGAAGCGATCACGAGCCGGCAGTTCAGCGGCGGCAATGTCACGGTTGTCTTTGGCGGCGCCGAGGTCGATTTGCGTCAGGCGGCATTGGCGTCCGGCGATGTGAATCTCGATCTCCTCGCGATCTTTGGGGGCATTGAGGTCCAAGTGCCGGAGGACTGGCAGGTCGTCGTCGATGGCTCTGCCATCTTGGGGGGAATCGAGGACACAGTTGGGCGCGCGGATTCCCAAGCCATCACTGGTCAGCCACGATTGCTCATTGATGCCACGGCGATCTTTGGCGGCATCGAGGTCAAGCGGTAG
- a CDS encoding cation diffusion facilitator family transporter: MGNAATVGTASLPKARTYAYLSVAASILTLALKLVAYWLTGSVGLLSDAAESLINLAAALVAVWALTVAGRPPDAKHAYGHSKAEYFASATEGLLILLAAVGIGATAWERLLHPQPLVNVWTGLAISGAAAVINGTVAVMLLRAGRRLRSITLAADAHHLLTDVWTTGGVLIAVGLVRVTGWFILDPLVAIIVAVNIVWTGLRLLRDTAEGVLDTAISEPDQQVIAEILEPYRVEGVAFHALRTRVAGQRRFIALHILVPGDWTVQRGHALCEEVEAKIVAALPKSTVDTHLEPVEESVSWGDEGLDRHGG; this comes from the coding sequence ATGGGGAATGCAGCCACCGTCGGCACCGCCAGTCTTCCCAAGGCGCGCACATACGCCTATCTGTCCGTGGCCGCGTCCATCCTGACCCTGGCCCTGAAGCTGGTCGCCTACTGGCTGACCGGATCGGTGGGACTGCTTTCGGACGCGGCGGAATCACTCATCAATCTCGCCGCGGCGCTCGTAGCGGTGTGGGCGCTGACCGTTGCCGGCCGCCCCCCGGATGCCAAGCACGCCTATGGGCACTCCAAGGCAGAGTACTTCGCCAGCGCCACGGAGGGACTGCTGATCCTGTTGGCGGCTGTGGGGATCGGCGCCACCGCATGGGAGCGCCTGCTGCACCCACAACCTCTGGTGAATGTCTGGACCGGGTTGGCGATCTCAGGGGCGGCCGCGGTCATCAACGGCACGGTTGCGGTCATGCTCCTGCGCGCCGGGCGACGGCTTCGTTCCATCACCCTGGCGGCTGACGCACACCATCTGTTGACCGATGTCTGGACGACCGGCGGCGTCCTCATCGCGGTCGGTCTCGTCCGGGTGACAGGGTGGTTCATTCTCGATCCCCTTGTGGCGATCATCGTCGCCGTGAACATCGTCTGGACCGGGCTGCGCCTCCTGCGCGACACGGCGGAAGGCGTGCTCGATACGGCGATCTCGGAGCCGGATCAGCAGGTCATTGCCGAAATCCTGGAACCGTACCGGGTGGAGGGTGTCGCCTTCCACGCCCTGCGAACGCGCGTCGCCGGACAACGCCGATTCATCGCCCTGCACATCCTTGTGCCCGGAGATTGGACGGTGCAGCGCGGTCATGCCCTCTGCGAGGAGGTCGAAGCCAAGATCGTCGCGGCTCTCCCCAAGAGCACCGTCGACACCCACCTGGAACCGGTCGAGGAATCTGTGTCATGGGGGGATGAAGGACTCGACCGTCATGGCGGTTGA
- the asnA gene encoding aspartate--ammonia ligase, producing the protein MADKKADLAGPGIGNYDELEKVLPNDYDSLLNPRDTQRAITVAKNHIEEGLCRELNLIRVEVPLIVDVESGVNDYLDRDGSRTPIQFHISNDYDKHPIDAQVVQAATKWKRMALRQFGMKPGEGLYTDMRAVRKDYFLDHDHSAYVDQWDWELVITPQQRTLDFLTGVVEKLWKVLRSAEAHVRSQFPQLNSSKYPPMPEKLTFLHAEEILERYPDLPRKQRETEILQVYPAIFIYGIGWTLKDGYPHEMRAADYDDWVTETKSRDGRPMHGLNGDILVWNPVTRRRHELSSMGIRVTPETLKQQLEITGQMDFLKLPYHQAIINNQIPLSIGGGIGQSRVYMYLLRKAHLGECSVTVWPQILKDMCRKKRIYVLE; encoded by the coding sequence ATGGCCGACAAGAAGGCCGACCTGGCGGGACCGGGAATCGGGAACTACGACGAACTGGAGAAAGTGCTGCCGAATGACTACGACTCGCTCCTGAATCCGCGGGATACCCAGCGGGCGATCACCGTGGCCAAGAACCACATTGAGGAGGGATTGTGCCGGGAACTCAATCTCATCCGTGTGGAAGTGCCGTTGATCGTGGACGTGGAGAGCGGCGTCAATGATTATCTGGACCGTGACGGATCGCGCACGCCGATCCAATTCCACATCTCGAATGACTACGACAAGCATCCGATCGATGCTCAGGTCGTCCAGGCGGCGACTAAGTGGAAACGGATGGCGTTGAGGCAATTCGGGATGAAGCCCGGCGAAGGGTTGTACACCGACATGCGCGCCGTCCGCAAGGACTACTTCCTCGACCACGACCACTCGGCCTATGTGGACCAGTGGGATTGGGAGTTGGTCATCACGCCGCAGCAGCGTACGCTCGACTTCCTGACCGGCGTGGTCGAGAAACTCTGGAAGGTCCTGCGGAGCGCGGAGGCGCATGTCCGCAGCCAGTTCCCGCAACTGAACTCCAGCAAGTACCCGCCGATGCCGGAGAAACTGACCTTCCTACACGCGGAAGAGATCCTCGAGCGTTATCCCGATTTGCCGCGGAAACAGCGCGAGACAGAGATTCTACAGGTGTATCCGGCGATCTTCATCTATGGGATCGGCTGGACGTTGAAGGACGGCTACCCCCACGAGATGCGGGCGGCGGATTATGATGATTGGGTCACGGAGACAAAGTCGAGGGACGGCCGGCCGATGCACGGGCTCAACGGCGACATTCTGGTGTGGAACCCGGTGACACGCCGCCGCCACGAGCTTTCCTCCATGGGCATTCGCGTGACTCCGGAGACGCTGAAGCAGCAACTGGAGATCACCGGGCAGATGGACTTTCTCAAGCTGCCATACCATCAGGCGATCATCAACAACCAGATTCCGCTGTCGATCGGCGGCGGCATCGGCCAATCACGCGTGTATATGTACCTGCTGCGCAAGGCGCATCTGGGCGAATGCAGCGTCACCGTATGGCCGCAAATCCTCAAGGACATGTGTCGCAAGAAACGAATCTACGTGCTGGAATAG
- a CDS encoding hemerythrin domain-containing protein, which produces MSVLCQSLEAEHRVIERVLDALERAADSVTSGGAVDGDFFRRAIAFIREFADGIHHQKEESILFPRMEAAGVPREGGPIGVMLYEHDLGRGHVRAISESLDAAVRGDAGARQALTDAAHEYVALLRAHIHKEDAILFPMADRVMGESQQQVIRTQFAEAETSREAVTSLHRAWAEGLR; this is translated from the coding sequence ATGTCGGTATTGTGTCAGTCGTTGGAAGCGGAACACCGCGTGATTGAACGAGTCCTGGATGCCTTGGAGCGGGCTGCGGACAGTGTGACCTCAGGGGGCGCGGTTGACGGCGACTTCTTCCGCCGCGCCATCGCCTTCATTCGCGAGTTTGCGGACGGGATTCACCACCAGAAAGAAGAGTCGATTCTCTTCCCCCGTATGGAAGCCGCGGGTGTGCCACGGGAGGGCGGGCCGATCGGTGTCATGCTCTACGAGCATGATTTGGGGCGCGGCCATGTTCGCGCCATAAGCGAATCGCTCGACGCGGCTGTGCGCGGTGACGCGGGCGCGCGTCAGGCCCTCACAGACGCGGCACACGAGTATGTCGCGTTGCTGCGCGCCCACATCCACAAAGAGGATGCCATCCTCTTTCCCATGGCCGACCGCGTCATGGGCGAATCCCAACAGCAGGTGATCAGGACCCAATTCGCAGAAGCCGAGACCAGCCGCGAAGCGGTGACGTCCTTGCATCGTGCTTGGGCAGAGGGATTGCGGTAG
- a CDS encoding GYD domain-containing protein, translated as MPTFVLMTKLSPDVTAKMKDRASLGRAWMERVREKCPGVKFVAHYGLLGPYDFLDIYEAPDEDTAAKVSMIGLANGAAQAESWVAIPYKRVLELAAEI; from the coding sequence ATGCCCACATTTGTGCTGATGACGAAGCTGTCGCCCGATGTGACAGCGAAGATGAAGGACCGTGCCTCGCTGGGGCGGGCCTGGATGGAACGGGTGCGCGAGAAGTGCCCCGGAGTGAAGTTTGTCGCCCACTATGGTCTCTTGGGACCCTACGACTTCCTCGACATCTACGAGGCCCCGGATGAAGACACTGCGGCCAAGGTCTCGATGATCGGCTTGGCCAATGGCGCCGCTCAGGCCGAGAGCTGGGTGGCGATACCGTACAAGCGGGTTCTGGAGTTGGCGGCGGAGATATAG
- a CDS encoding transglutaminase domain-containing protein, whose translation MSPVLLMVISLAAAVSAYAAPGDIEREFPTPGSCPTGLAFDGKSLWLADRKSDSLYQISPSDGSIISAIPAPGYQIEGLAWDGKYLWALDTEEKMIHRFNPATGVSEKSIPAPSDAPQALAWDGRYLWVADYRADKLYQIATDDGTTIVEFPSPAGEPRGLTFDGKYLWVADRDADMIYMVTPDKGQVILAFKAPGKYARGLAFDGSHIWNVDYQNDKLYRLIRKDKTVFSHGDSKRERLEYTEEFRNYGPDMVSSVDLYLAIPENRPNQELLGEIVFNPPPDDILTDRWGQKVAHYRGTDIKAVGRLRASMTIEAELFQTRWFIFPEDVGTLKDIPKEVRDLYLVDDTKYRTSDSFIVASTREAIGGEQNAYWVARKIFDYIIAHMEYEMVGGWNIGPTVLKRGTGSCSEYSFVFIGMARSAGLPARYVGSVAIRGDDASTDDVFHRWVEVYLPNIGWIPIDPSRGDQKTPAGQAAAVGYLNNTLLITTQSGGGSEFLEWNYNSNSLWTSKGKCKVYGEHIGEWSPLPAEGKKQ comes from the coding sequence ATGAGTCCAGTATTACTGATGGTCATCAGTCTGGCAGCAGCCGTCAGCGCCTACGCCGCGCCGGGAGACATCGAGCGCGAATTCCCCACGCCAGGGAGTTGCCCCACCGGATTGGCCTTTGACGGCAAGTCGCTGTGGCTCGCCGATCGCAAGAGCGATTCACTGTACCAGATCTCACCATCTGATGGTTCGATCATTTCGGCCATTCCCGCGCCGGGATACCAGATTGAAGGGCTGGCGTGGGATGGGAAGTACCTCTGGGCGCTGGACACCGAGGAGAAGATGATCCACCGGTTCAATCCGGCCACCGGTGTCTCGGAGAAGAGCATTCCGGCGCCCTCGGACGCCCCGCAAGCACTCGCCTGGGATGGTCGTTACCTCTGGGTCGCCGACTATCGTGCGGACAAGTTGTATCAGATCGCCACTGACGACGGCACGACGATCGTGGAGTTTCCTTCACCCGCCGGCGAGCCGCGCGGGTTGACGTTCGACGGGAAGTACCTGTGGGTCGCCGACCGCGATGCAGACATGATCTACATGGTGACCCCGGACAAGGGCCAGGTCATTCTCGCGTTCAAGGCGCCTGGGAAGTATGCGCGCGGGCTGGCATTCGACGGGTCGCATATTTGGAACGTCGATTATCAGAACGACAAGCTCTACCGGCTGATCCGCAAGGACAAGACTGTCTTCTCGCACGGCGACAGCAAGAGGGAGCGACTCGAATATACCGAAGAGTTCCGCAACTATGGTCCCGATATGGTGAGTTCGGTCGATCTCTACCTGGCCATCCCCGAGAACAGGCCCAATCAGGAGTTGTTGGGCGAGATCGTCTTCAATCCGCCGCCGGATGACATTCTCACCGATCGTTGGGGACAGAAGGTCGCGCACTACCGGGGCACGGACATCAAGGCGGTGGGGCGGCTGCGCGCCTCGATGACGATCGAGGCGGAGCTATTCCAGACGCGCTGGTTCATCTTCCCGGAGGACGTCGGCACGTTGAAGGACATCCCCAAGGAGGTACGCGACCTGTATCTGGTCGATGACACCAAATACCGCACGTCAGACTCGTTCATTGTGGCGTCAACACGGGAGGCCATCGGCGGTGAGCAGAACGCCTATTGGGTGGCGCGCAAGATCTTCGACTACATCATTGCGCACATGGAATACGAGATGGTCGGCGGCTGGAACATCGGGCCGACCGTGCTCAAGCGCGGCACCGGCTCCTGCTCGGAGTATTCCTTCGTGTTCATCGGGATGGCGCGTTCCGCCGGTCTGCCGGCGCGGTATGTCGGCTCCGTGGCGATCCGTGGCGACGATGCCTCCACCGACGATGTCTTCCACCGCTGGGTCGAGGTGTACCTGCCGAACATCGGCTGGATTCCCATCGATCCCTCGCGCGGCGACCAGAAAACGCCGGCGGGCCAGGCCGCCGCGGTCGGGTATCTCAACAACACTCTCCTGATCACCACCCAAAGCGGCGGCGGCTCCGAGTTTCTGGAGTGGAACTACAATTCGAATTCGCTCTGGACCTCGAAGGGGAAGTGCAAGGTCTACGGCGAGCACATCGGCGAGTGGTCGCCGCTCCCGGCGGAGGGGAAGAAGCAGTAG
- a CDS encoding aldehyde dehydrogenase family protein, translated as MSRAQEIIRKAQEAAGAFRRLDQKQTDAIVRAVYLAALDQRVPLARLAHEETGLGVWQHKVLKNVMATQLVYEDIKRVRTVGVIAEDTRSGIVEVAQPLGPILGFIPITNPTSTTIFKILIAMKTRNPLIVSPPAGGRRCTMAAVDICYRAAIGAGAPEGCVQCLDKASPETISDLMSDRHLALILATGTDSVVRKASTSGTPTIGVGPGNVPVYIGQTADIPFAVRSIVESKTFDNGTVCASEQAVVVKRAVADEVVAEFRRQGAHFLSSDEIEKVGLVAYDRERRMMRATIVGQSVPAIARSAGIRVPEQAVLLIAPLDGVGPDYPLSAEILAPILAFYIEGDFDTAIERCSEITVFGGLGHTAVIYSNTDERIEYFSRVIGAGRILVNMPATFGALGGMFNTLPPSFTLSCGTGAHNTTTDNITVRHLLNIHRITRRRPNPRWLSFDKADYMNESLSAARIEAEYNRNF; from the coding sequence ATGTCGCGAGCCCAGGAGATCATCCGCAAGGCCCAAGAGGCGGCCGGTGCCTTCCGCCGTCTCGATCAGAAGCAGACAGACGCGATTGTCCGCGCCGTCTATCTGGCGGCCTTGGACCAGCGCGTCCCGCTGGCACGTCTCGCACACGAGGAGACCGGACTGGGGGTCTGGCAGCACAAAGTGCTGAAGAACGTGATGGCCACGCAGCTTGTCTATGAGGACATCAAGAGAGTGCGTACAGTCGGCGTAATCGCGGAAGACACGCGCAGCGGGATCGTGGAGGTGGCGCAGCCGCTCGGTCCCATCCTGGGCTTCATTCCGATCACGAACCCGACCTCGACGACGATCTTCAAGATCCTCATTGCGATGAAGACACGCAATCCGCTGATCGTCAGTCCGCCGGCGGGCGGGCGGCGCTGCACGATGGCGGCCGTGGACATTTGCTATCGGGCGGCTATTGGAGCCGGAGCGCCCGAGGGATGTGTGCAGTGTCTGGACAAGGCATCGCCGGAGACGATCAGTGATCTGATGTCGGACCGCCATTTGGCACTGATTCTGGCAACCGGAACCGATTCGGTGGTGCGCAAGGCATCCACGTCGGGCACACCGACGATCGGCGTCGGCCCCGGCAACGTCCCGGTGTACATCGGCCAAACGGCCGACATCCCGTTTGCCGTTCGGAGCATCGTCGAATCGAAGACCTTTGACAACGGGACCGTGTGTGCCAGCGAGCAGGCCGTGGTCGTGAAGCGCGCGGTGGCCGACGAAGTGGTCGCGGAGTTCCGGAGGCAGGGAGCGCATTTCCTCTCGTCCGATGAGATTGAGAAGGTCGGCCTGGTGGCGTACGATCGGGAGCGACGGATGATGCGGGCGACGATCGTGGGGCAGTCGGTCCCCGCGATTGCGCGCAGCGCCGGCATCCGTGTTCCCGAGCAAGCCGTCCTCTTGATTGCGCCCCTTGATGGCGTCGGACCGGATTACCCGCTGTCCGCCGAGATCCTGGCTCCCATCCTGGCGTTCTACATCGAAGGGGATTTCGATACGGCCATCGAGCGCTGCAGCGAGATCACGGTGTTTGGTGGACTGGGGCACACTGCCGTCATCTACTCCAACACCGATGAACGGATTGAGTACTTCTCGCGCGTGATCGGGGCGGGGCGCATCCTGGTCAACATGCCGGCCACGTTTGGAGCGTTGGGCGGCATGTTTAACACGCTGCCCCCTTCTTTCACGCTCAGTTGCGGCACCGGCGCGCACAATACAACGACCGATAACATCACGGTGCGGCATTTGCTCAACATACATCGCATCACGCGCCGTCGTCCCAACCCGCGGTGGCTAAGCTTCGACAAGGCGGACTACATGAACGAATCGCTCTCTGCCGCGCGCATCGAAGCGGAATACAATCGGAACTTCTGA